The following proteins are co-located in the Pseudomonas antarctica genome:
- a CDS encoding aminoacyl-tRNA deacylase and HDOD domain-containing protein: MSEVALATAPLTAPPVIRALLAKLAIPYTEVVEQPGLNPAQKVQAVLLEDAVGALMVLFPQSQLLDLNRLAELTGRRLIAVSPDRIERMLAKHDLNLLPGLPALTSSPCLYEGSLLSEPSLLVHSGEAGLLLEIASGDFKTMLTKASAGHFGEPLSNIRPNLDRPNDDREEITQAMQAFTARRIQQRLEATIEIPPLADTAQKIIKLRVDPNATIDDITGVVETDPALAAQVVSWAASPYYASPGKIRSVEDAIVRVLGFDLVINLALGLALGKTLSLPKDHPHQATPYWHQSIYTAAVIEGLTRAMPRAQRPEAGLTYLAGLLHNFGYLLLAHVFPPHFSLICRHLEVNPHLCHSYVEQHLLGISREQIGAWLMRYWDMPDELSTALRFQHDPTYDGQYAEYPNLVCLAVRLLRSRGIGSGPDEAIPDALLERLGLSRDKAEEVVGKVLDAEVLLRELASQFSQG; encoded by the coding sequence ATGTCAGAAGTCGCCCTCGCCACAGCCCCACTGACCGCCCCGCCGGTCATTCGGGCTCTGCTCGCAAAGCTCGCCATCCCTTACACGGAGGTTGTCGAACAGCCTGGCCTGAATCCCGCGCAAAAAGTCCAGGCAGTGTTGCTGGAAGACGCCGTCGGCGCGCTCATGGTGTTGTTCCCGCAAAGCCAGTTGCTTGACCTCAACCGTCTCGCCGAACTGACCGGCCGCCGCCTCATAGCCGTGTCGCCGGACCGCATCGAGCGCATGTTGGCCAAGCATGATCTGAACCTGCTGCCCGGCCTGCCGGCACTGACCAGCTCGCCTTGCCTGTACGAAGGCAGCCTGCTCAGCGAGCCAAGCCTGCTGGTGCACTCAGGCGAAGCCGGGCTGCTGCTGGAAATCGCCAGCGGCGACTTCAAGACCATGCTCACCAAGGCCAGCGCCGGGCACTTCGGCGAACCGTTGAGTAACATCCGCCCCAACCTCGACCGCCCCAATGATGACCGCGAGGAAATCACCCAGGCGATGCAGGCCTTCACCGCTCGCCGAATCCAGCAGCGCCTGGAAGCAACTATCGAGATTCCACCCCTCGCCGACACGGCGCAGAAGATTATCAAGCTACGTGTCGACCCCAACGCCACCATCGATGACATCACCGGCGTAGTCGAGACCGACCCGGCCTTGGCCGCCCAAGTGGTGAGCTGGGCGGCGTCGCCGTACTACGCGTCGCCAGGCAAGATTCGTTCAGTGGAAGACGCCATTGTGCGCGTGCTCGGCTTTGATCTGGTGATCAACCTGGCACTGGGCCTGGCCTTGGGCAAAACCCTGAGCCTGCCGAAAGACCACCCGCACCAGGCCACGCCGTACTGGCACCAGTCGATCTACACCGCCGCCGTAATCGAAGGCCTGACCCGCGCCATGCCCCGCGCCCAGCGCCCGGAAGCCGGCCTGACTTACCTGGCCGGCTTGCTGCACAACTTCGGTTATCTGCTGCTGGCCCATGTGTTTCCACCGCACTTTTCGCTGATCTGCCGCCACCTCGAGGTCAACCCGCACCTGTGCCACAGCTATGTCGAGCAACACTTGCTGGGCATCAGCCGCGAGCAGATCGGCGCCTGGTTGATGCGCTATTGGGACATGCCGGACGAGCTGTCCACCGCCCTGCGCTTCCAGCACGACCCGACCTATGACGGGCAATATGCTGAATATCCGAATCTGGTGTGTTTGGCTGTGCGCTTGTTGCGCAGCCGTGGCATTGGCTCCGGGCCGGATGAGGCGATTCCGGATGCGCTGCTTGAGCGTCTGGGCTTGAGCCGTGACAAGGCTGAAGAAGTGGTCGGCAAGGTGTTGGATGCCGAGGTGCTGTTGCGTGAGCTGGCATCGCAGTTCAGCCAGGGCTGA